GGTGAAGTCCGCCATTCAGGTTGATGCAGGCAATACCAAGCTGGTCGGACAGACCTTCGCATTCCGGCTGACCTACAACTGCACCAGCATCTCCGGACCGTGCCTCAACGGGGAAGTCGATGATCTCCTGCCTGCCGAGGTCACTTTCATGTCGACCGTGCCGGCAGCGCCGACCGGCGATATCGCGGCGGTCAATGTGACGCCGAATTTCGGCGGGTCTGGCCGAACCCGGGTTCAATTTGTTTTTGTCAGTCCACTGACCGCCGGCAACAGCGGCGACCTGATCGTCAATGTCCAGTTCCCGGCCGGCACTGCGGCGGGCACGACGGCCTCCAACACCGCCGACGCCATCAATCTCGGAGCCTCACCGGGCACGTTCACCACGCCGGCGGTGACAGTCACGGCCAAGGCTGCGCCAACCGTGACGGCGACCGCTCCCACCACCGGCACCACACTCGGAGGCACGGCCGTCACCATTACCGGCACCAATTTCATCGGCACCCCAACCGTGACCATCGGCGGCAATCCAGCTACCGGCGTGACGGTGGTCAACGGCACCACCATCACCGCCACCACGCCGGCACATGCCGTCGGTGCGGTCGATGTCGTGGTGACGACACCGGGCGGCACCGGCACCGGATCGGGACTCTACACCTACACGACGCCGGCTCCGGGCGTGACGGCGATCACCCCCAACAGCGGCACCCGCCTTGGCGGCACAGCCGTCACCATCACCGGCACCAACTTCACCGGCACCACTGCCGTAGCCATCGGCGGAATCGCCGCGACCGCCTTCGCCGTCGTCAACGACACCACCATCACCGCGACCACGCCCGCACATGCGCCGGGCACGGTCGACGTCGCGGTGACAACGCCGAGCGGCCCCGGAATCGGAGCGGGCCTCTATGCCTTTGCCCAGACCTCAACCAGCACGACGCTGACCTCATCGCTCAATCCCGCCACCGTCGGCCAGGCAGTGACGTTCACGGCTGCCGTGAGCAGCGGGAGCGGCACACCGACCGGCAGCGTGACGTTCATGGACGGGACGACAAATATTGGGAGCGCGGCCCTGTCCGCAGGCACAGCGTCGCTCACCGTTTCGACCCTGACAGTAGGTGTGCATTCGATCACCGTAGTGTATGCGGGCAATGCGAATTTTGCATCGAGTACGTCGGCCGTGCTCGCACAATCCATCAATGTCCCGGCCGACAGCACGAATCTGCGCGCGCTTCAGATTGCCGCGACGAAAATGGTGGCACAGGGCTCCGGCCAGGCGATCTCCGGCGCCATCGATGCGGCGATCTCGGACGGATTCAGCGGCAACCAGCCGCCGGTCTCGCCGTCGGGATCCGGGCTCCGGTTCAATTTTGGCGCCGAGGTTCCGGACGGTGCCCATAGCGGCGCGACGCAATACACCCTGCGCGATCCCGCGATGTCATCAGGACCAGGCAGCGGCCGCGTCGATCACGCCTTCTCGGCGCTGGCCTCGATCGACAAGGCAGCCAAGGCACCGCCGCCGCGCGCGACACCGCGCGAGTGGCTGGCCTGGGCCGACGTGCAAACCAGCCGCGTCAACCAGCAGCATGGTGCGCTCACGGGGCCGACATTCTATGGCGGTCAAATCAATGCGCTGATCGGCCTCACCCACAAACTCGCGCCGGACGTTCTGGTGGGCGTGCTCGGCGGCTATGAGACATTCGACTACCGATCCGACGCGCTGGTCGGTCGCCTGAAGGGCGACGGCTGGACCGTCGGTTCTTACCTCGGCTGGAGAATATTGCCCGGACTGCGGTTCGACGCCGCCGCGGCCTATTCGGGCATCGGCTATGACGGCACCGCCGGCACCGCCGCCGGCACGTTCAATGGAAAGCGCCTGCTGGTGACCAGCGGACTGACGGGCAGCTACGTGGCCGGCGGTTTCACCATCGAACCATCGGCCAAGGTGTATGCGCTGTGGGAACGCCAGAACGCCTATGTCGATTCGCTGGGCACGTCGCAGGCCGAGCACAGTTTTGCGACCGGCCGCGCCTCCGGTGGCTTGAAGGTGATCTATCCGGTGGCGTGGACATCGAGCGTCGGCATTGCGCCCTACGCCGGGCTTTACGCGGACTACTATTTCACCGGCGACGATGCAGCGGTGCTGATCGCTCCCGGCTTGCTGGCGTCGCAGCCGTTCCAGACCGGCTGGTCCGCGCGCACCGTTGCGGGTATCGCGACAAGCTTTGCGAACGGCGCCGTCGTTACGCTCGGCGGAGAGTACGGCGGCATCGGCAGCCATACGCAGCTGTGGACCGTCCGCGGCCGTGCCAACGTTCCGTTCTGAAGTGCTGCTCAGGCCGGCCTATTCGCTTTATGCAATTGCCCCGCGACGGCCCGGACCTTGCCGGGCGACGCCTGCCAGATCGCGACCGCGGACAACATGCTAAGGCCAATACCGATCGCAAAGGCGACCGTATAGCTGCCCGAGAGATCGTGCAAAAAGCCGGTGAACCAGGGTCCCGCGGCGCCTCCCGCCAGCGCGGCGAGCATGATGGTGCCGAAGATGCTGCCATATTGCTTGCCCTGAAAGATCTCCAGCACGATCGCGCCGATGATCGAGGTCATGCCGTAGCCGAGCGCGCCTTGCGTCAGAATCATCAGGTAGACCAGCAGCACGTTTGGATGGAACTTCAGCGCGATCAGGGCCGCGAAGCAGATCGCAAAACCCATGCAGCTCGCCGTCCAGATCCATTCGCGCCCGATCCGGTCGGAGAGATGCCCGAGCCATATCTGGCCGGGAATGCCAAGCAGGCTGACCACGCCCAATGCCCAGACCGCGACGCCGGAGCTGAAGCCGATGTCGAGCAGGTATTTGGTCTGGTGAACCTGCACCGCGTACCAGACGTACAAGCCGCAGAAATAGCCTGATGAGAGCCACCAGAAGCGCGCGGTGCGCATCGCGCGCCGCAGGGTCCAGTCGATGCCGGCCCAGACAGGATCGACGATGTTCGATATCGGCTTCGCCGATGTCGCCGTCGGCGCGGCATCGCCGTCGGGCAACAGCCCGACGTCCTCGGGGCGCTTGCGCAGCAACAGGTTGATCGGCGCCAGCACGACCAGGATCATGATCCCCATCGCGGTGCAGGCGGTGCGCCAGCCGGTCTGCTCGATCATCAGCTGCACCCAGGGCAACAGGGTGACGGAGCCGATGCCGACGCCGGCGAAGGCAAGGCCCATGGCGAGACCGCGTCGGCGGTTGAACCAGTTGGGCAGGAACAGCGACTGGCCGGAATAGCCGAGACAGACGCTGCCGGCGCCGACCATGACGCCGATCGTCAGGTACAGATGCCAGGGTTGCGTCGTCAGCGGCGCCAGCAACAGGCCGCCCGCCATCAGCGCGACGCCTGTTTCCATCACCGCACGTGGGCCATAGCGGTCCATCATGCGGCCGATCAGCGGGCTCACCGCGCCGGAAACCACGAAGCCGAACGAGAAGGCGCCCGCGGTGACGCCGCGCTCCCACCCGAACTCGTCGATGATCGGCGGGAAGAACAGCGAAAACGCCGTGCGCGCATTGACGCCGATCGCCATGGTGACGAACGTCACGACAACGATGACCCAGCCGTAGAAGAAGGGAAGCCGCATCGGATACCTTTGCTGTCGGGATATCCGGATATGTGCAGCCGATCAATCTTTGCTTTTGGGTACCCCCTGCGCGGCGCGCTGCCCTTGACCCCAAGCGAACATCGTGCCGGCGTTGCGGCGCTATTTTATGCGGTAGCTGGCGTGACAACCGACGCATTGCGCCGTGATCTCGGCCAGCCCCGCAAACGCCGGCTTCAGGTCGCCGGTAACGACCGTATCCTGAGCCGCGATTGCAAAGCGGCTGGCCGCGCGGTGCATCGCCGTTCCGGCATCCTGCATTCCCTGCGGCATGTGTTTGGAAGCTTCCGCTGCGCCGTGCAGCCCCAGCGACGACATTCCGAGCCGCGTCTCCGCGATGCTGGCGGCCTTGTCCGCATGACCCATGCCGAGTTGCGACTGAATCTCCTGCAGCGCCTGCAGATGATCGCGCATGTTGGCGAGCGTGTCCTCGACCAATGCCGCGGGAAACTTGACGAACTGCCGAGCGTCCGGCGCGCGCGGAACGGGAGGATCATGCCGGTGCTGATGCTGGGCAACGGCGAGTGTCGCGCTGCCGCCGGCCAGAACCGCAGCAACGATGGCCACCAGAATTCGCATAAATCCCCTCTCGATCGTTCGGCACTGTAGCGCGATCCGCGCTCAGCTTGTATGATTTGGATCATACGGCCGAGCGGGTCCAGGAAAATGCTCACACCAGAGAAATTGCTGTCGGCATTGCCCGCCGAAGCGCTCAAGGCCGCTTCGGAGCGGGACCTTGCCAAGGGAACCCTGCTGTTCGCACAGGGCGCCAGGCCGAAAGCGATGCATTGCGTGCTGTACGGCGAAATCAGGCTGGTGCGCACCTCTTCTGCCGGTGCAGACATCATCCTGCAACGATCGCGCGGCGGTTTCATCGCCGAGGCCAGCCTCGACCAGGCCTCCTATCACTGCAACGCCGTGGCGATCGAACGATCGCGCGTTGTCGCCATCCCCCGGGACGCTTTTCAAAGGGCGCTGGCGACCGCGCATTTCAGGGACGCCTGGATCGGCTATGTCAGCGCGGAGTTGCGCCGTGCCCGCGCCCAGAGCGAACGTCTGATGCTCCGGACCGCGCGCGAACGCATCAGCCACTTCATCGAGACGGAGGGCCGCAATGACGCGGTCAAACTCGACTATACCAAGAAGGCGTGGGCCGCCGAGCTTGGCTTGACCCACGAGGCGCTGTATCGCGCACTCGCGTCGATGATCGCGGCAGGAGAGCTGTTCGAGCCGCGCCCCGGCCTGTTGAGCCTCGTCAAATGAAGACCCGCCGGCGGAAGGAGGACCAACCGGCCAATGCCCTTGCCAAGGCGGCGGCGGGAATGGATCATCAGAAAACGAGCAAACGGGGTGGCAATGTTATCGAGACGACGCCTGCTCTGGATCGGCGGTGGCGTCGTTGCCGGTCTGTCGCTGTTCCCAAAGAGCGCACGAAGCCACGGCCCGGCTGCAAGTCATGCCGGCAGTCCGAAACTGCAAAAATTCGTCGATCCCCTGCCCCGGCTCGATCAGGCGCTGAAACCGAGCGGCACCCACGAAGGCAGCCCACTCTACGAGATCGCGATGCGCGCCGTCCGTCAGCGCCTGCATCGTGACCTGCCGCCGACGCCGCTGTGGGCCTATGCGGGTCAATTTCCCGGACCGACGCTCGATGTCCGCACCGGGCAGAGGATCTTCGTTCGCTGGGTCAATGAAATTCCGGACGGCGATTTCTTGATTCCACAGGCGTTCGACGCGCATCTGCACGGCACCCATCACGGCGAGCCGCCGACCAAGACCGTCGTGCATCTCCACGGCGCCGTGGTGGCGCCCGACAGCGACGGCCGGCCCGACGCATGGTTCAGCAACGGGTTCGCTCAGCGCGGAGCCGAATGGACGAGGGAGATCTATGAATATCCAAACCAGCAGGATGCCTGCCTGCTCTGGTATCACGATCACGCGATCGGCCAGACGCGGCTCAACGTCCATGCCGGACTTGCCGGCGCCTACCTCATCCGTGACGACCATGAAGACGCCCTTGGCCTGCCGGGCGGCGACCACGAAGTCCTGCTCATGATTCAGGACCGCAGCTTTGCGCCCGATGGCTCGCTGACTTACCCGATGGCGGAATCGGCAGGATCGGCGGATCGTCCGGGACCGTGGGTTCCGGAGTTCTTCGGCGATACCATTCTCGTGAACGGCAAAGCGTGGCCGCATCTGGAAGTCGAGCCGCGGAAGTACCGGCTGCGCATTCTCAACGGCTCCAATGCGCGCTTCTATCAATTGCGCCTCGCCGACGGCCGCAGCTTCCTGCAGATCGGGACCGACCAGGGGCTGTTGCCGGCCCCGGTGGAAGTGCGCCGCCTGTTGCTGGCGCCGGCCGAGCGGGCGGACGTCATCGTCGACTTCCGCGGCGCGCGCGGATCGATCCGCCTGTTGAACGATGCACCGACGCCCTATCCGAACGGCGAGACCCCGGACCGCCGAACCACGGCAAATGTCATGGAATTCCGTGTCGGCAGACGTCTCGCCCGGCCGGACACGGCGCGCATTCCCGACAAGTTGCGCGCCGTCAATCCGTTATTGGAACGCGAGGCCAAGGTGCGCTACATGGCCTTCAGCGAATACAAGAACGCGAAAGGCGAGCCGACCGCAGTCCTGCTCAACGGGCGAAAGTGGGATGCGCCGGTCACGATCCAGTGCAAGGTTGGCGATACCGAAGTGTGGCACCTGATCAACCCCACGGAGGACGCCCATCCGATCCACCTGCATCTCGTCCGCTTTCAAGTGCTCGATCGCCAGAAGTTCGACGGCGACGATTACCTGAAGGCATGGAACGCGGAGATCCCCGGCGAAGGTCCCGATCCGATTTCAGCCGAGCCCTACCTGCGCGGCAGCCGCATCCCGCCGCCACCCCAGGAGCGCGGATGG
The sequence above is drawn from the Bradyrhizobium sediminis genome and encodes:
- a CDS encoding IPT/TIG domain-containing protein; the encoded protein is MRRLGSLPRASLYALLAIIGCFFASAGPAVSQPLVKSAIQVDAGNTKLVGQTFAFRLTYNCTSISGPCLNGEVDDLLPAEVTFMSTVPAAPTGDIAAVNVTPNFGGSGRTRVQFVFVSPLTAGNSGDLIVNVQFPAGTAAGTTASNTADAINLGASPGTFTTPAVTVTAKAAPTVTATAPTTGTTLGGTAVTITGTNFIGTPTVTIGGNPATGVTVVNGTTITATTPAHAVGAVDVVVTTPGGTGTGSGLYTYTTPAPGVTAITPNSGTRLGGTAVTITGTNFTGTTAVAIGGIAATAFAVVNDTTITATTPAHAPGTVDVAVTTPSGPGIGAGLYAFAQTSTSTTLTSSLNPATVGQAVTFTAAVSSGSGTPTGSVTFMDGTTNIGSAALSAGTASLTVSTLTVGVHSITVVYAGNANFASSTSAVLAQSINVPADSTNLRALQIAATKMVAQGSGQAISGAIDAAISDGFSGNQPPVSPSGSGLRFNFGAEVPDGAHSGATQYTLRDPAMSSGPGSGRVDHAFSALASIDKAAKAPPPRATPREWLAWADVQTSRVNQQHGALTGPTFYGGQINALIGLTHKLAPDVLVGVLGGYETFDYRSDALVGRLKGDGWTVGSYLGWRILPGLRFDAAAAYSGIGYDGTAGTAAGTFNGKRLLVTSGLTGSYVAGGFTIEPSAKVYALWERQNAYVDSLGTSQAEHSFATGRASGGLKVIYPVAWTSSVGIAPYAGLYADYYFTGDDAAVLIAPGLLASQPFQTGWSARTVAGIATSFANGAVVTLGGEYGGIGSHTQLWTVRGRANVPF
- a CDS encoding MFS transporter is translated as MRLPFFYGWVIVVVTFVTMAIGVNARTAFSLFFPPIIDEFGWERGVTAGAFSFGFVVSGAVSPLIGRMMDRYGPRAVMETGVALMAGGLLLAPLTTQPWHLYLTIGVMVGAGSVCLGYSGQSLFLPNWFNRRRGLAMGLAFAGVGIGSVTLLPWVQLMIEQTGWRTACTAMGIMILVVLAPINLLLRKRPEDVGLLPDGDAAPTATSAKPISNIVDPVWAGIDWTLRRAMRTARFWWLSSGYFCGLYVWYAVQVHQTKYLLDIGFSSGVAVWALGVVSLLGIPGQIWLGHLSDRIGREWIWTASCMGFAICFAALIALKFHPNVLLVYLMILTQGALGYGMTSIIGAIVLEIFQGKQYGSIFGTIMLAALAGGAAGPWFTGFLHDLSGSYTVAFAIGIGLSMLSAVAIWQASPGKVRAVAGQLHKANRPA
- a CDS encoding Crp/Fnr family transcriptional regulator translates to MLTPEKLLSALPAEALKAASERDLAKGTLLFAQGARPKAMHCVLYGEIRLVRTSSAGADIILQRSRGGFIAEASLDQASYHCNAVAIERSRVVAIPRDAFQRALATAHFRDAWIGYVSAELRRARAQSERLMLRTARERISHFIETEGRNDAVKLDYTKKAWAAELGLTHEALYRALASMIAAGELFEPRPGLLSLVK
- a CDS encoding multicopper oxidase family protein, which encodes MLSRRRLLWIGGGVVAGLSLFPKSARSHGPAASHAGSPKLQKFVDPLPRLDQALKPSGTHEGSPLYEIAMRAVRQRLHRDLPPTPLWAYAGQFPGPTLDVRTGQRIFVRWVNEIPDGDFLIPQAFDAHLHGTHHGEPPTKTVVHLHGAVVAPDSDGRPDAWFSNGFAQRGAEWTREIYEYPNQQDACLLWYHDHAIGQTRLNVHAGLAGAYLIRDDHEDALGLPGGDHEVLLMIQDRSFAPDGSLTYPMAESAGSADRPGPWVPEFFGDTILVNGKAWPHLEVEPRKYRLRILNGSNARFYQLRLADGRSFLQIGTDQGLLPAPVEVRRLLLAPAERADVIVDFRGARGSIRLLNDAPTPYPNGETPDRRTTANVMEFRVGRRLARPDTARIPDKLRAVNPLLEREAKVRYMAFSEYKNAKGEPTAVLLNGRKWDAPVTIQCKVGDTEVWHLINPTEDAHPIHLHLVRFQVLDRQKFDGDDYLKAWNAEIPGEGPDPISAEPYLRGSRIPPPPQERGWKDTVRVDPGEVVRIIARFDGVPGKYPWHCHVLEHEDNEMMLQFELVP